The sequence below is a genomic window from Oreochromis niloticus isolate F11D_XX linkage group LG3, O_niloticus_UMD_NMBU, whole genome shotgun sequence.
CCCAAGTAGCTTCATCTAATACCCATGAATGtgtcattttttgttgtttccagTGAGTCATatttatcacacacacacacacacacacacacacacacacacacgcacgcacacacacacacacgcaagcccgttcagctatcttagtgaggaccttcattgacataatgctttccctagcccctcaccctaaccctaaccattaaaaatgaatgcctaaccctaattCTAACctcataacctaattgtaaccctgacactaaaaccacattttgagcctcaaaaatgcctttaaaTGCCTTCAAATTTGTGAGGACCGGtttgtgtgtcctcacaagtgactgttggttctcacaagtatagtagaatgcagatttcggtcctcacaaagatagctagacaggaacacacacacacacgcacacacacacacacacacacacacacacacacacacacacacacacacacacacaggaagtgagtAAAACTTCTGAACTTCTCTGTCAAACCACTTCCTTGTAAACTCATTTGCACTGGCTACATTAAAGCGTCAACTGTCACTCTTCTCCTAGCTGGTAAGTTTCTCTAAATGTAGGCAGTTTAGGTTGCCTGATATTTCCTGCATcttctttatttctatttttatacAGTTCTGTAGTACGTAACTTTTGAGGCATGTAACTTTTACTTTTAATCGTATCCAAATGGCCTTCAAGATTTCTCCTGAGTCTTGCCATGTACCTTCATAAATCAGAAGCTGGCCATTTTGAGCTGCCGTAAGTCATAAATTGTACACAGTGAgttgattctggttctgtttgGGCAGAAGTCTAATGTTTCATGAGTAAATTTGTAAATCCTTATCTGTACTGATGTTCTTGAGCTTTCAGAGACTCAACCTAATTCAAGATAGGTTGAGACAAGAtcgaaagcaaaagaaaaaactttggATTGTAACACTGAAACTGGAAGAGGAAGAAATAAAGGTTAAACAAAAGGTCATTGTAGGCATCggctcttttttttaaccagtaaTTTGCATCTCTGACCTGCCTTTGTGCTGTTAGTGTGGGTGCTAGAGAGAGTAGGCGAGGTGTGTTAGTGTGATCAAATTAGTGACTCACAGGATTGTGAAACACAGAAAGAACCAAGGGAACATCCTCTGATCACAGGCCTAAATGTTCCTGTCTCCATGTGGATGTCCAAGTCATATTGCcaagagaaaaacattttttgttttagctGCAATTTGCTCCAcatctgcacttcattcccagTCTCAACCTCATCTTTGGGCTCTGTCCATTTTGAACAGAGGATGGTGGTCAAATTAATGAGTAATGACAGAATAATGGTCTGACACACCATATTAAACCTGCAACATGTATGCCAGTAACGTGAAAATTCATCTTACATTGTGGCTATATGAAGAAAACAATGGGAAGGCGAAAATTATGGTTTtgaatttatatttacattcaAGAAGTAAACGATCCTCTAAAAGCTGCAACTGAACCAACCAGCCTAAAAGGCCAATAACGCCAATTCTGACATTCACAGCCAGATTCAGAGACCGTAAGCTAGTAATAACACAGGAACTGTGATGAAACCAAAGTTACGGAAGTTGTTCATGGTTCTAATTTTAGTTCCACATTTCTGTCTCATAATTACAATTCAACTAGAACCGAGGATTGGTTCAAAATTCGTATTTTTATTAGTttagaaaatgcagttttatgtCATTAATGCACTTATGTACTAGCAAAGTAAAGCCGTGTTGAGAGGAGTAACTATATCGTTGGTCACCTCTCTTTATTTTCGTCTTCCATCTCACCTAATCTGTTTTGTAGTTCCTCATTTAGAAAGCaaattaaaacaacagcaagacagctggagcctatcccagctgtcatagggcgagaggcggggtacaccctggacaggtcgccagtctgtcgcagggcaaCTAGCAAGTATTAAAATAAGATGCATTTTAAATAAGAGTGTGTCTTTTCATCTTTCTATGCCAGCCTAAACATACTTTGAAACACTACCTAACTAGTACTCAGTAAGAACTAGTTAAAAGGTGTTATCCCCCCAGTATTTTAGATGAAACAATTTGATGGAAGTAATTAATTAGTCAGCCAAAGCTACACTAATACTAATAAAGCTGCATCCACACAGGGAGCAACTTGCACATCTCACATCCCTTTGAAGCTGACAGTTTGTTGCTAGTGGTCATTTCAAGCTTCACTTCAGTTCAGTGTATTTACTGCCCAATCATAGGCCAGTCACCAATGTCCTATGGTCCTGTTGGTAATTGCTTCAATCGCTCGTccaagagttaaaaaaaagtgtatcTCACGACCCGCCTACTTCACATTGTCAGTAGTTTTTTTCACCCATAAGTACTGAAATTCATTGACTTTCTCTGGTGTCTGGTCACCACGTTGCTGTGGTTTCTCTCTATGTGGATGCAGCTTAACACCTATTAAGTTAACCAGAATTTCACACCATATGGTCATAGGCCTACTACTCTGACTGACACACTGGTGACACACATCTCACAATGTATCACACTGTGTTTGTAGTTTCTGAGTCAAGAAGCATACTAATAGTAAGGtatggttaaaataaaatataactttaaCAATAAGGGTAAATCCCATTACACAAGCCTGTTAGTGCTCTCAAATGTCATGAGTAATGTTTATGTAAAAGGCCACATTTTGCCAAGAATTACAGCAGAAGATCAATAGTTCATCCGCTCACAGCCAGacaaataagaaagaaaaacagtccGGACTATAAAccccataaaaaataaaacatgttgttcttgattttcatattttgagtgatttaaACAAATAACACATAAAGGTAATGAGTAAGCTTTAGAGATGGTGCCAGGCAGATTTTTATTACCACCACAGTGTTTGGATGTTGTTGGATCTTGTTGGTAATTATCTTCTCATTGAACTCtcaaaaagaggaaagaaagaaaggcttAGTGTCTTTTACAATATCAAACAATTAATTTAACATGAGAGGAATCGTAGAACAAAACAGGCTGCCTGAAATTTATTCAATCTGACTCTTTAGAGCAGTGGCAGCTGTAGGAAATTTTATGCTATTTAATATCAATACTGCACACTCAGAGCCTCAGAATGAAGCTGGACTTGAAAACAAACCCTGTGGAAGAAAGACCTTCTAGAAAACTATTGTGCCTGTCAAAAGCTATTATCATTTGCTCTCTGGGTAACAAACTTTTCTCCATTTCTGTGCAAATTGTGCATCAGCTGTCAGGCGAGTTGGTGCTACTTGAGACCAGCAGAGTGTTTCGTGCTAATCTAATAGCAAACCGAACTTCCTGGTTGTCACATCCTGGCTGGCTGACAGCTCATATGGTGACAGGCTGTGGTTGAGGCCTCAATCTTACTTTCCATCTCATTCTGCAAGGGGACTTCCTCTATTATTTCTGTCCCGTTATTCTTTCTCTATGCTTTCCTTGCTAGACTTTCTTGTTTGATTTTTCTAGTACTTGTAGCATTCTTGTaatctcattttatttcttgtCTAATCTGAAACAGGCGAGggataaaaaaatgtttctttgggGGATGAAAGGGGAAAGCATACACCAAGGGAAATATTGACATCGTACTTAGCTTACACTGAGCACGCTGGCAAGCAATGTTcaaataaaagtgcaaaaataaaCTAATTTTCCAAACATGCCAGCAGTCCAAACCAgaggttgtttttctttgctttccaTTACCTTCTGTAGCTGAAAAGAAGCTGCAGGAAAATCAATATCTCCTGGATTTTCACAGAGATTATTGTTTTTATCCACACAGGATCCAATGCAGACAGAAAGCACAGATTCGAGGATGCCAGAGCCCCTTCCACAAGACCCTGGTATTCCCGAAGGCCTCAAAACAAGCCCCCTAAACACCGAGGCTCTCGAGGAGTTTGCCCAAAACATGTCAGAACACATACTTCGATCAGTTTTTAGCCAAAAAGAAACAGTAGAACCTGAGGAGTCCATTTATAACCAAGAGCACGAAATGCTAGCTGAGTCGCTAGCATCCGCAGTGATTGAGATCGCTCTGAGTGAAGTGTGTAGAGGAAGAAACTTAAAGGACCACATGGAGGGTGCTGAAATAGAGATGGAGAACAACAAGGGAGAACGCCAGTCTTTTGAGGATAAATCTAGAAGAGACCAAGAACACCAGACTTCTACCCAGCCTTGCCATCCACCTCTATCCCAGTCAGGGCTTCCCGCTGTGGGATCCCTCGACTACCCCGACGCCCCACCGACCACGCCTCTTCTCCCAGAGCTGGAGAGGAGCAGAAGCAGCTTCGCCCGTAAGCTAAAAGGAGGCCTGGCAAAGGTTTTCCTACCCTCGCCTCCTCCGCCAACGCCAAAGGACAAGGAGGACAACGGAGACGCTTTGATCAGCGACCCTCATGTGGAACTGATGGAGCATCTCATGCAGTCGCTGTCTACAGATGATTTGGGGAGAGGCAGTTTC
It includes:
- the si:dkey-171c9.3 gene encoding uncharacterized protein si:dkey-171c9.3, whose amino-acid sequence is MQTESTDSRMPEPLPQDPGIPEGLKTSPLNTEALEEFAQNMSEHILRSVFSQKETVEPEESIYNQEHEMLAESLASAVIEIALSEVCRGRNLKDHMEGAEIEMENNKGERQSFEDKSRRDQEHQTSTQPCHPPLSQSGLPAVGSLDYPDAPPTTPLLPELERSRSSFARKLKGGLAKVFLPSPPPPTPKDKEDNGDALISDPHVELMEHLMQSLSTDDLGRGSFEVAPLHEPTIEAFAQALSCDITKWVLAAQKREQMSHDSDLNLLAQQLAEAIITSSIDEAKVLI